A region from the Cardiocondyla obscurior isolate alpha-2009 linkage group LG26, Cobs3.1, whole genome shotgun sequence genome encodes:
- the Liprin-alpha gene encoding liprin-alpha-1 isoform X1 produces the protein MWNMMCDVMPTIAEDSMSQRSSQFSGEDGNIEQLMVQMLDERDKMMESIREHQERLQEMEARLGEVEKERDALNRQLNANIPQEFSQLTKELAVARDSILEKEEEISELKAERNNTRLLLEHLECLVSRHERSLRMTVVKRQAVAQSGVSSEVEVLKALKSLFEHHKALDEKVRERLRVALERNTSLEEELAHTKEEFQQYKVSGHPSKALDDRPKENGQAEESQQQNKNETEQAASQQQPQQQQYQQHQLQQQQQQLQQSIQKPGTRKSTEVGNRLSNGSLDLTEQDSAVRVIDLQATLDKQSSELSTWQRRVAELSGRVAELEETLSKTQKDLLKAQEAGLKLQRDLRENVAQKEDQEERIATLEKRYLNAQRESTSLHDLNEKLEQELQHKKAQLKLQEEKIAAIQEKLELAEQKLAQYAKLPEMEEQLKQRMEALTQVRRPNQQAQERHGSAEDRIQRLEAQLEEKNAEVMRVNQRLKMNEEHNTRLSTTVDKLLSESNERLQVHLKERMHALEEKNALTQELEKLRKVAEDLQNEKADIVKELGKARLEIDNVKRQMLQQEIAFNIQQTDALTRSLSPNAVDPGSFSRSASHSSFDTHSLPRRGGKRSMEDDSSKNYVARTLAEQEWEKLQQAHVLANVQQAFDVSSDAEGDGDNESIFSCTADVISPTGHTDAQTLALMLQEQLDAINKEIRLIQEEKQSTEARAEELESRVGSLEHMNLLARGRSLERTSPPLSGRSTPKSHHSPNRDYLHKYHTVSNHAPASMSPAHLHQYAASLASPGQLSESLPASQLQLSGEELHSVSERDSTGMGSGGSDAASPLTARSLRLERVVQALAHSQEELRRRTGQSGFPSGGFPTHSRHGQHNNGALNSGTPPSPLSSRHSSQDSLHKNNFSSVGLPIGQLSTSHLHIQSTMSPATAAAVAAAQKKKGIKSSLGRFFSKKEKIKGKDTPMPGDVPGMGGASTPADPDYGDNVCVAGTLGSKSDFDRRKKKSMLDSSRHELLAEAMKAGTPFALWNGPTVVAWLELWVGMPTWYVAACRANVKSGAIMSALSDTEIQREIGISNPLHRLKLRLAIQEMVSLTSPSAPKTSRTTLAFGDMNHEWIGNVWLPSLGLPQYRSTFMECLVDARMLDHLTKKDLRGQLRMVDSFHRTSLQYGISCLKRLNYDRHQLEERRRIAESTNMDVLVWSNDRVIRWVQSIGLKEYGNNLLESGVHGALIALDESFDANSFALTLQIPTQNTQARQLLEMEFSNLLSMATERRLDENSMKS, from the exons ATGTGGAATATGATGTGCGACGTGATGCCGACAATCGCGGAGGACAGTATGAGCCAGCGGAGCTCGCAATTTTCCGGCGAGGATGGAAATATCGAGCAACTAATGGTGCAAATGCTGGACGAACGCGACAAGATGATGGAATCAATACGCGAGCATCAAGAGCGGTTACAGGAGATGGAGGCGCGATTGGGAGAGGTTGAAAAGGAACGAGACGCTTTGAATCGGCAGCTAAATGCAAATATTCCGCAG GAGTTTTCACAACTGACGAAAGAACTGGCGGTAGCGCGAGACAGCATCCtggaaaaggaagaagaaatttCCGAATTAAAAGCAGAACGAAACAACACACGG CTCTTATTAGAACATCTAGAATGTTTAGTATCACGGCATGAACGGTCGCTCAGGATGACGGTTGTAAAACGTCAAGCCGTTGCACAATCCGGTGTATCGTCTGAGGTGGAAGTACTTAAAGCTTTAAAAAGCCTTTTCGAACATCACAAGGCTTTGGACGAAAAG gTACGTGAGCGTTTGCGCGTGGCACTCGAAAGAAATACAAGTCTTGAAGAAGAACTAGCCCACACTAAAGAAGAG TTTCAACAATATAAAGTAAGCGGACATCCGTCGAAAGCGTTAGACGATAGACCTAAAGAAAATGGACAGGCGGAGGAAAGTCAGCAACAGAATAAG AATGAGACTGAGCAGGCAGCAAGCCAacagcagccgcagcagcaaCAGTACCAGCAGCATCAATTgcaacagcaacagcagcaactGCAACAATCGATACAAAAACCAGGTACAAGGAAGTCCACCGAAGTTGGTAATAGACTGAGCAATGGGAGTCTTGATCTAACCGAGCAGGATTCAGCAGTACGAGTAATAGATTTGCAAGCCACTCTCGACAAGCAG agcTCGGAATTAAGTACATGGCAACGACGAGTAGCAGAACTAAGTGGCCGTGTCGCGGAATTAGAGGAAACGCTATCCAAAACGCAAAAAGATCTTCTGAAAGCACAAGAGGCAGGTCTTAAACTGCAAAGAGATTTGCGAGAAAATGTGGCGCAAAAAGAGGACCAAGAGGAGCGAATAGCAACTCTAGAAAAACGATATCTCAATGCTCAACGAGAGTCTACTAGTCTTCATGACCTCAATGAGAAGCTGGAGCAAGAGTTGCAGCATAAAAAGGCTCAGCTAAAG ctcCAAGAGGAAAAAATTGCGGCTATACAAGAGAAATTAGAACTAGCGGAACAGAAATTAGCTCAATATGCTAAGTTACCAGAAATGGAAGAGCAATTAAAACAGAGGATGGAGGCTCTGACGCAGGTGAGGAGGCCCAACCAG CAGGCTCAGGAGAGGCACGGTAGCGCGGAGGATAGAATTCAAAGACTGGAAGCacaattagaagaaaaaaatgcagaaGTGATGCGTGTAAATCAACGACTAAAGATGAATGAGGAACATAACACACGTCTTAGTACAACCGTCGATAAACTTTTATCTG AATCCAATGAAAGATTGCAAGTGCATTTGAAAGAGAGAATGCACgcgttagaagaaaaaaatgcgctTACTCAGGAACtcgaaaaattaagaaaggTAGCGGAGGATCTCCAAAATGAAAAGGCTGATATAGTCAAAGAATTGGGCAAGGCGCGTCTAGAAATTGACAACGTTAAAAGACAAATGCTCCAACAggaaattgcatttaatattcaacaaaCGGACGCGTTAACGAGAAGTTTATCGCCGAATGCTGTTGATCCAGGCTCCTTTTCGAGGAGCGCAAGTCACAGCAGTTTCGACACACACTCGCTACCTAGAAGAGGAGGAAAACGGTCTATGGAAGATGATTCATCAAAG aattatgtAGCACGAACTTTGGCGGAGCAGGAGTGGGAAAAATTACAACAAGCACACGTTCTCGCTAATGTCCAACAAGCATTTGATGTTTCGAGTGACGCGGAAGGCGATGGGGATAACGAAAGTATCTTCAGTTGTACGGCAGACGTAATTAGCCCTACTGGACATACGGATGCCCAAACATTAGCACTAATGTTGCAAGAACAATTAGATgctattaataaagaaattagatTAATTCAG GAAGAAAAACAGAGTACGGAAGCACGTGCGGAAGAACTGGAGTCTCGTGTCGGTAGTCTTGAACATATGAATTTATTAGCGAGGGGCCGAAGCCTCGAACGAACATCGCCGCCATTGAGTGGGCGATCCACACCAAAATCACATCACAGTCCAAACAGGGATTATTTGCATAAGTACCACACCGTTAGTAATCAC GCACCGGCATCAATGTCTCCAGCGCATTTACATCAATATGCCGCTTCCTTGGCTAGTCCGGGCCAATTATCGGAATCTCTTCCCGCTAGTCAG TTACAGTTGTCGGGAGAAGAACTGCATTCGGTTAGTGAAAGAGATAGTACCGGTATGGGAAGCGGTGGCAGCGACGCGGCATCTCCTTTAACAGCCAGGTCGCTGAGATTAGAACGAGTCGTTCAAGCATTAGCTCACAGCCAAGAAGAACTTAGAAG ACGTACCGGACAAAGCGGATTTCCGAGTGGTGGTTTTCCCACGCACag CAGGCATGGGCAGCATAACAACGGCGCACTCAATTCTGGAACTCCTCCTTCCCCATTGTCCTCACGCCACAGCAGCCAGGACAGTTTGCACAAAAACAACTTCTCCAGCGTCGGACTACCCATTGGGCAATTATCAACTTCGCATCTGCATATACAGTCAACCATGAGTCCTGCCACGGCAGCCGCGGTCGCAGCggcgcaaaaaaagaaaggcatTAAAAGTAGCCTTGGTAGATTTTTCAGCAAAAAGGAAAAG ATCAAAGGAAAAGATACACCAATGCCAGGGGATGTACCAGGTATGGGAGGTGCAAGCACGCCAGCTGATCCAGATTATGGGGACAATGTGTGTGTAGCTGGCACGCTTGGGAGTAAAAGTGATTTCGATcgtaggaaaaagaaaag TATGTTGGATTCCTCGAGGCACGAGCTCTTGGCGGAAGCGATGAAAGCCGGAACGCCTTTCGCCTTGTGGAATGGACCAACAGTCGTCGCCTGGCTGGAACTCTGGGTGGGCATGCCAACGTGGTACGTCGCCGCTTGTCGAGCAAACGTTAAAAGCGGTGCTATTATGAGTGCTCTTAGTGATACCGAGATTCAGCGAGAGATTGGTATAAG TAATCCTTTACACCGATTAAAGCTAAGATTAGCAATTCAGGAAATGGTATCACTTACAAGTCCATCAGCGCCGAAAACTTCTCGCACAACATTAGCATTTGGTGATATGAATCATGAGTGGATAGGTAATGTCTGGTTACCGAGCCTCGGGCTGCCTCAATATCGATCCACTTTTATGGAGTGCCTTGTTGATGCTAGAATGCTCGATCATCTTACGAAGAAGGATCTTCGTGGTCAATTGAGAATGGTTGATAGCTTCCatag AACAAGTTTGCAGTACGGCATTTCTTGcttaaaacgattaaattatGATAGACATCAATTAGAAGAAAGAAGACGAATAGCAGAAAGTACTAATATGGATGTACTCGTGTGGAGTAACGATCGTGTCATAAGATGGGTACAGTCGATTGGTTTAAAG GAATACGGAAATAATCTCTTAGAATCGGGGGTGCACGGTGCGCTCATAGCTTTAGATGAAAGTTTCGATGCAAACAGTTTTGCATTAACTTTACAAATTCCCACACAGAATACACAG GCAAGGCAGTTGCTAGAGATGGAATTTTCCAATCTATTGTCCATGGCGACGGAAAGGCGTCTGGACGAGAATAGTATGAAATCCTGA
- the Liprin-alpha gene encoding liprin-alpha-1 isoform X2 produces the protein MWNMMCDVMPTIAEDSMSQRSSQFSGEDGNIEQLMVQMLDERDKMMESIREHQERLQEMEARLGEVEKERDALNRQLNANIPQEFSQLTKELAVARDSILEKEEEISELKAERNNTRLLLEHLECLVSRHERSLRMTVVKRQAVAQSGVSSEVEVLKALKSLFEHHKALDEKVRERLRVALERNTSLEEELAHTKEEFQQYKVSGHPSKALDDRPKENGQAEESQQQNKNETEQAASQQQPQQQQYQQHQLQQQQQQLQQSIQKPGTRKSTEVGNRLSNGSLDLTEQDSAVRVIDLQATLDKQSSELSTWQRRVAELSGRVAELEETLSKTQKDLLKAQEAGLKLQRDLRENVAQKEDQEERIATLEKRYLNAQRESTSLHDLNEKLEQELQHKKAQLKLQEEKIAAIQEKLELAEQKLAQYAKLPEMEEQLKQRMEALTQVRRPNQQAQERHGSAEDRIQRLEAQLEEKNAEVMRVNQRLKMNEEHNTRLSTTVDKLLSESNERLQVHLKERMHALEEKNALTQELEKLRKVAEDLQNEKADIVKELGKARLEIDNVKRQMLQQEIAFNIQQTDALTRSLSPNAVDPGSFSRSASHSSFDTHSLPRRGGKRSMEDDSSKNYVARTLAEQEWEKLQQAHVLANVQQAFDVSSDAEGDGDNESIFSCTADVISPTGHTDAQTLALMLQEQLDAINKEIRLIQEEKQSTEARAEELESRVGSLEHMNLLARGRSLERTSPPLSGRSTPKSHHSPNRDYLHKYHTVSNHAPASMSPAHLHQYAASLASPGQLSESLPASQLQLSGEELHSVSERDSTGMGSGGSDAASPLTARSLRLERVVQALAHSQEELRRRTGQSGFPSGGFPTHRHGQHNNGALNSGTPPSPLSSRHSSQDSLHKNNFSSVGLPIGQLSTSHLHIQSTMSPATAAAVAAAQKKKGIKSSLGRFFSKKEKIKGKDTPMPGDVPGMGGASTPADPDYGDNVCVAGTLGSKSDFDRRKKKSMLDSSRHELLAEAMKAGTPFALWNGPTVVAWLELWVGMPTWYVAACRANVKSGAIMSALSDTEIQREIGISNPLHRLKLRLAIQEMVSLTSPSAPKTSRTTLAFGDMNHEWIGNVWLPSLGLPQYRSTFMECLVDARMLDHLTKKDLRGQLRMVDSFHRTSLQYGISCLKRLNYDRHQLEERRRIAESTNMDVLVWSNDRVIRWVQSIGLKEYGNNLLESGVHGALIALDESFDANSFALTLQIPTQNTQARQLLEMEFSNLLSMATERRLDENSMKS, from the exons ATGTGGAATATGATGTGCGACGTGATGCCGACAATCGCGGAGGACAGTATGAGCCAGCGGAGCTCGCAATTTTCCGGCGAGGATGGAAATATCGAGCAACTAATGGTGCAAATGCTGGACGAACGCGACAAGATGATGGAATCAATACGCGAGCATCAAGAGCGGTTACAGGAGATGGAGGCGCGATTGGGAGAGGTTGAAAAGGAACGAGACGCTTTGAATCGGCAGCTAAATGCAAATATTCCGCAG GAGTTTTCACAACTGACGAAAGAACTGGCGGTAGCGCGAGACAGCATCCtggaaaaggaagaagaaatttCCGAATTAAAAGCAGAACGAAACAACACACGG CTCTTATTAGAACATCTAGAATGTTTAGTATCACGGCATGAACGGTCGCTCAGGATGACGGTTGTAAAACGTCAAGCCGTTGCACAATCCGGTGTATCGTCTGAGGTGGAAGTACTTAAAGCTTTAAAAAGCCTTTTCGAACATCACAAGGCTTTGGACGAAAAG gTACGTGAGCGTTTGCGCGTGGCACTCGAAAGAAATACAAGTCTTGAAGAAGAACTAGCCCACACTAAAGAAGAG TTTCAACAATATAAAGTAAGCGGACATCCGTCGAAAGCGTTAGACGATAGACCTAAAGAAAATGGACAGGCGGAGGAAAGTCAGCAACAGAATAAG AATGAGACTGAGCAGGCAGCAAGCCAacagcagccgcagcagcaaCAGTACCAGCAGCATCAATTgcaacagcaacagcagcaactGCAACAATCGATACAAAAACCAGGTACAAGGAAGTCCACCGAAGTTGGTAATAGACTGAGCAATGGGAGTCTTGATCTAACCGAGCAGGATTCAGCAGTACGAGTAATAGATTTGCAAGCCACTCTCGACAAGCAG agcTCGGAATTAAGTACATGGCAACGACGAGTAGCAGAACTAAGTGGCCGTGTCGCGGAATTAGAGGAAACGCTATCCAAAACGCAAAAAGATCTTCTGAAAGCACAAGAGGCAGGTCTTAAACTGCAAAGAGATTTGCGAGAAAATGTGGCGCAAAAAGAGGACCAAGAGGAGCGAATAGCAACTCTAGAAAAACGATATCTCAATGCTCAACGAGAGTCTACTAGTCTTCATGACCTCAATGAGAAGCTGGAGCAAGAGTTGCAGCATAAAAAGGCTCAGCTAAAG ctcCAAGAGGAAAAAATTGCGGCTATACAAGAGAAATTAGAACTAGCGGAACAGAAATTAGCTCAATATGCTAAGTTACCAGAAATGGAAGAGCAATTAAAACAGAGGATGGAGGCTCTGACGCAGGTGAGGAGGCCCAACCAG CAGGCTCAGGAGAGGCACGGTAGCGCGGAGGATAGAATTCAAAGACTGGAAGCacaattagaagaaaaaaatgcagaaGTGATGCGTGTAAATCAACGACTAAAGATGAATGAGGAACATAACACACGTCTTAGTACAACCGTCGATAAACTTTTATCTG AATCCAATGAAAGATTGCAAGTGCATTTGAAAGAGAGAATGCACgcgttagaagaaaaaaatgcgctTACTCAGGAACtcgaaaaattaagaaaggTAGCGGAGGATCTCCAAAATGAAAAGGCTGATATAGTCAAAGAATTGGGCAAGGCGCGTCTAGAAATTGACAACGTTAAAAGACAAATGCTCCAACAggaaattgcatttaatattcaacaaaCGGACGCGTTAACGAGAAGTTTATCGCCGAATGCTGTTGATCCAGGCTCCTTTTCGAGGAGCGCAAGTCACAGCAGTTTCGACACACACTCGCTACCTAGAAGAGGAGGAAAACGGTCTATGGAAGATGATTCATCAAAG aattatgtAGCACGAACTTTGGCGGAGCAGGAGTGGGAAAAATTACAACAAGCACACGTTCTCGCTAATGTCCAACAAGCATTTGATGTTTCGAGTGACGCGGAAGGCGATGGGGATAACGAAAGTATCTTCAGTTGTACGGCAGACGTAATTAGCCCTACTGGACATACGGATGCCCAAACATTAGCACTAATGTTGCAAGAACAATTAGATgctattaataaagaaattagatTAATTCAG GAAGAAAAACAGAGTACGGAAGCACGTGCGGAAGAACTGGAGTCTCGTGTCGGTAGTCTTGAACATATGAATTTATTAGCGAGGGGCCGAAGCCTCGAACGAACATCGCCGCCATTGAGTGGGCGATCCACACCAAAATCACATCACAGTCCAAACAGGGATTATTTGCATAAGTACCACACCGTTAGTAATCAC GCACCGGCATCAATGTCTCCAGCGCATTTACATCAATATGCCGCTTCCTTGGCTAGTCCGGGCCAATTATCGGAATCTCTTCCCGCTAGTCAG TTACAGTTGTCGGGAGAAGAACTGCATTCGGTTAGTGAAAGAGATAGTACCGGTATGGGAAGCGGTGGCAGCGACGCGGCATCTCCTTTAACAGCCAGGTCGCTGAGATTAGAACGAGTCGTTCAAGCATTAGCTCACAGCCAAGAAGAACTTAGAAG ACGTACCGGACAAAGCGGATTTCCGAGTGGTGGTTTTCCCACGCACag GCATGGGCAGCATAACAACGGCGCACTCAATTCTGGAACTCCTCCTTCCCCATTGTCCTCACGCCACAGCAGCCAGGACAGTTTGCACAAAAACAACTTCTCCAGCGTCGGACTACCCATTGGGCAATTATCAACTTCGCATCTGCATATACAGTCAACCATGAGTCCTGCCACGGCAGCCGCGGTCGCAGCggcgcaaaaaaagaaaggcatTAAAAGTAGCCTTGGTAGATTTTTCAGCAAAAAGGAAAAG ATCAAAGGAAAAGATACACCAATGCCAGGGGATGTACCAGGTATGGGAGGTGCAAGCACGCCAGCTGATCCAGATTATGGGGACAATGTGTGTGTAGCTGGCACGCTTGGGAGTAAAAGTGATTTCGATcgtaggaaaaagaaaag TATGTTGGATTCCTCGAGGCACGAGCTCTTGGCGGAAGCGATGAAAGCCGGAACGCCTTTCGCCTTGTGGAATGGACCAACAGTCGTCGCCTGGCTGGAACTCTGGGTGGGCATGCCAACGTGGTACGTCGCCGCTTGTCGAGCAAACGTTAAAAGCGGTGCTATTATGAGTGCTCTTAGTGATACCGAGATTCAGCGAGAGATTGGTATAAG TAATCCTTTACACCGATTAAAGCTAAGATTAGCAATTCAGGAAATGGTATCACTTACAAGTCCATCAGCGCCGAAAACTTCTCGCACAACATTAGCATTTGGTGATATGAATCATGAGTGGATAGGTAATGTCTGGTTACCGAGCCTCGGGCTGCCTCAATATCGATCCACTTTTATGGAGTGCCTTGTTGATGCTAGAATGCTCGATCATCTTACGAAGAAGGATCTTCGTGGTCAATTGAGAATGGTTGATAGCTTCCatag AACAAGTTTGCAGTACGGCATTTCTTGcttaaaacgattaaattatGATAGACATCAATTAGAAGAAAGAAGACGAATAGCAGAAAGTACTAATATGGATGTACTCGTGTGGAGTAACGATCGTGTCATAAGATGGGTACAGTCGATTGGTTTAAAG GAATACGGAAATAATCTCTTAGAATCGGGGGTGCACGGTGCGCTCATAGCTTTAGATGAAAGTTTCGATGCAAACAGTTTTGCATTAACTTTACAAATTCCCACACAGAATACACAG GCAAGGCAGTTGCTAGAGATGGAATTTTCCAATCTATTGTCCATGGCGACGGAAAGGCGTCTGGACGAGAATAGTATGAAATCCTGA